The segment CTGACTCTGCTGATATAGGAAGTGAAGCGATGCCCTTGTTACCCCCCGGGACCAAAATCAGGCTGGTTGCTGACATCACTGACAAGTGCAACGGCTTCAACCACCTGCTGCAAAAGTGTAGACGGCACTAAAAGACGACACGATGTCCGGCCACGCCTTCATCTTCCGGGGCCGCAGTGGCAGTCAGGTCGTACTGCTGTGGTCTACTGGCGACGGGCTGTGCCTGCTACCAAACGGCTGAAGCGTGGGCGCTTCGCCTGGCCGTCCGCTGGTGATGGCAAAGTGTTCCTGACGCCAGCACAACTGGCGATGTTGATGGAAGGCATCGACTGGCGACAGCCGAAGCGGTTGCTCACATCTCTGACCATGCTGTAAATCTCTATATCCTAGTTGTTGCAGAACAAGCCTGGTAAAATAGGGCTTATGAATGATACCTCGTCTGACGACATCCTTCTGCTGAAAAAGCGTCTGGCCGAACAGGAAGCGCTGAACCGTGCCCTGCTGGAAAAACTGGCCGATCGTGAACGCGAGATAGACCACCTGCAGGCGCAACCGTATAAGCTCCGCCGGATGAACTTCGGTAGTCGTTCCAAAAATGCCTCCCGCCGTATCGCACAGATGGATGCTGACCTGAAGGCGCTTCAGACAGAAAGTAACACTCCCTCCGGGCGGGTAGATGATCCGGAGGTTCAACGTCCACTGCGTCATACCCGCACCCGTACACCATTCCCCGAATCTCTCCCCCGTGACGAGAAACGGCTGTTGCCTGCAGAGTCGTGCTGTCCGGACTGTGGTGGCTCGCTGAGTTAACTGGGTGAGGATGCCCTAACGCATCGCACTGGCAACTGAATAATGCATCCCGGTTAATACGGCTCTCGCTCTACGCTTACGTACCTTTCAGAGCTGGGCGGCGCTTTCTGACATGCAGATCGATCAGGGATTGATGCATGTGGTTCCGGTGACAGAAGCCATGGCTTGTCTTCTGATAGACCCACTACTGAAAGATGTTCCTGACGATGAACTTTGAGAGGAGGGAAAGTTTGTTGTTACGGGGGGCTTTTAGTCAATCCCTGGGCAATACGATGGTAAACAGGCATCCTGCTGCTGTTGCACTTTCGACCAGCACCTTACCATGATGCAGTTCAGTAATGGTTTTGACGATTGATAATCCCAGACCTGTATTCTCTGCTTCGGTTCGCGCAACATCAATGCGGTAGAATCGATCGAAAATATAAGGCAGATGTCCGGCGGCTATACCTTCTCCGTTATCCTTGACGCTTAAATACGTAAAATGTTCGTCACTGTGGGCTGAGAGTATAATTTGCCCATTTAGACCCGTGTGGCGTATGGCATTTGAAAGTAAATTCGAGAGTGCGCGTTGCAAAAGATGAGGATCGGCTCTCAGGATGATATCGCCCGTGCTTTTAAGGCTGATATTTTTCTCCTCAGCTAAAACATCATAAAAGTCGATCAGTTTTTCAAATTCATGCTGGCTCCGCAGCGTCTCTTTGGACAATATTTCACGTCGGTTATCTGCGCGGGCCAAAAACAGCATTGATGAAATGGTGCGGGACAGGCGTTCGCCTTCCTCAACAATCTCAGCCAGCGCATCCTGATACTCTGCTCTGCTGCGATCTTTGCTTTGGGTGACACTGGCAACTGAAATAAGATTATTAATGGGGGCACGCAGCTCGTGGGCGATATCGGATGAAAAGCGATTCAACTGCTGGAATGAGGCTTCAAGCCGCGTCATCATCTGGTCGAATGACGTCGCCAGTTCATTGAGCTCATTTGGCCAGCGCTGTGTGGAAATGCGTCTGTGCAGATCTTCGGCATGAATCCTGGCGATTGCGCTGCTAATCTTACGCAGTGGAGAAAGCCCCCGACGCGCCAGACAATAGCCGATTGCCGCGAAGGCGGCAATGGCGATTGCGGCGAAAACTTGCATGGTGTGGTAATAGCTCTCAATAATTTTATTATTTTTTGAAACGTTGAGTGCCGCCTGAACCACCCACTTTTGATTGTCGTTAAGCTTGAACAATGTTGAAGTGATCAGGTATTTCTCTGTGTGTCCGCCAGCATGGTAGCGCCACGAACTGTAGCTGAAGGCTTTCGTCGGCTCTAAAAAGTCAGACCGGGGTATACGCATATTTTTTGTTTGAGAATAAACCCTGCCGTCAGGGCTGATTATACGTAGTGACAGTCGTTCCTGCAGGGCGACAAATTCTAACAGTTCGGTCTGCCAGGGTTCTTCAATCCCGCGTCTCTGGCTGATGATCGATGCTATCTTTCCCTGAAACTGTAGGGAGCTCTTCAGCTCCTGCTCATCCTTTTGATTAAGCTGTGTACGCATTGTCGAGTAAAGCATGCCCGACACGCAATACAATACGATAGCCATGGTCACTGAAAAATAGAGCGTGAGACGCAGGGTCATCGACAAATTTCTTAATGCATTCATGATAGCTGTAGTTCCAGCACATATCCCGCACCGCGCAGGGTGTGCAGTAATTTATGTTCAAAACCCTCATCTATTTTACTGCGTAATCGACGGATCGCGACATCGATAACATTGGTTTCAGGGTCGAAGTTCATTTCCCAGACCTGCTCGGCTAGTACGGTGCGCGAAACCACCTCGCCCGTGCGGCGCATAAGCAGACTTAACAGCAGAAATTCTTTCTGCGTCAGTTCAATACGGGTGTTACCACGTGTCACTTTGTGTTTAAGCAGGTCGAGCGTGAGATCGCTGACCTGCAGCAGACTCTCTTCGACAGCAGGCCGGTGGGCATTCTGACGGCGCAGGATCACCCGCACTCTGGCGAGCAGTTCACTAAAGGAGAAGGGTTTGATCAGGTAGTCTTCAGCCCCTAATTCGAGTCCGCGAACTCTGTCTTCAACGTCGTCTCGCGCGGTAAGAAACATTATCGGAGTTTGCTTGCCGGTCTGACGCAATATCTCGAAAACTTTCCAGCCATCAATACCCGGCAGCATGACGTCGAGAATTGCCAGGTCATAGTCATTACTGAGCAGAAAATGTAGCCCGTCAACGCCATTAAGGGCGACATCAACGACAAAATTATTTTCCATCAATCCCTTAGCAATATATTCAGACGCCATTCTCTGGTCTTCAACAAGTAATACCCTCATGACACCTCCTAAATCAGTCAACCACGTTGCCTGCAACACTGATACGTATGTTCTATTAAGCTGGGGGAGCTGCCCGCTTATCATCCAGTGCGACGCCAGACTGACCTGGCCTCACCGTCCAGCGGCTGAACCATAAGTACACCACCGGCGTGGTAAACAGTGTCAGTGCCTGAGACACCACCAGTCCGCCGACAATCGCAATGCCAAGAGGCTGGCGGAGCTCAGAGCCTGCCCCCGTACCCAGTGCCAGCGGAACCGCGCCGAGAAGCGCAGCCATCGTGGTCATCATGATCGGCCTGAAGCGCAGCAGGCATCCTTGACGGATAGCTTCATAAGGTGATAGCCCCTCATTACGTTCGGCAGCCAGTGCAAAGTCCACCATCATGATGGCGTTCTTTTTAACGATGCCGACCAGAAGCAGGATCCCAATCATGCCCATGATCGACAAATCCTGCCCGGTCAACATCAGGGCTCCCAGTGCGCCGATGCCTGCTGAGGGCAAGGTAGAGATAATAGTCAGCGGATGAATGGCATTCTCATACAGCACGCCCAGAAGAATATAAACAGCGATAATGGCTGAAAGAATAAGCCAGGGCTGCGATTTTAGCGAACTCTGGAACGACTGGGCTGCGCCCTGAAAGCTGGCACTGATATCATCTGGCAGACCGGCCTGCAACGTCGTGTTTTGTACGGCGGTGACAGCTTTACCCAGTGACTGGCCAGGTTTAAGATTGAAAGACAACGTTACCGCTGGGAATGGCCCCTGATGATTGACCGTAACAGGGGCCAGACCGCTGGTGAAATGACCAAGGATATCCATCGAAACGAGGTTCTGCGACAGGCTTGATCGCACATAAAGATGTTTAAGGCTATCGCTGTTTTCCTGCCAACTGGGGTCAAGTTCAAGTATCACGTGGTCCTGGTCGATCTGCGTATACATGGTTGCGATCTGGCGCTGTCCGAAAGCATCATATAACGCGTTATCAATGTCCTGCGCACTGACGCCGAGACGCGAGGCCAGCTGACGATCAATAACGAGTGTGGTCTGTGGGGCCTGAGCCTGCTGATCCGACGTGACATCGGTCAACTGCGGCAGTTTTTGTAGTTTTGCGAGCAG is part of the Erwinia sp. HDF1-3R genome and harbors:
- a CDS encoding heavy metal sensor histidine kinase; the encoded protein is MTLRLTLYFSVTMAIVLYCVSGMLYSTMRTQLNQKDEQELKSSLQFQGKIASIISQRRGIEEPWQTELLEFVALQERLSLRIISPDGRVYSQTKNMRIPRSDFLEPTKAFSYSSWRYHAGGHTEKYLITSTLFKLNDNQKWVVQAALNVSKNNKIIESYYHTMQVFAAIAIAAFAAIGYCLARRGLSPLRKISSAIARIHAEDLHRRISTQRWPNELNELATSFDQMMTRLEASFQQLNRFSSDIAHELRAPINNLISVASVTQSKDRSRAEYQDALAEIVEEGERLSRTISSMLFLARADNRREILSKETLRSQHEFEKLIDFYDVLAEEKNISLKSTGDIILRADPHLLQRALSNLLSNAIRHTGLNGQIILSAHSDEHFTYLSVKDNGEGIAAGHLPYIFDRFYRIDVARTEAENTGLGLSIVKTITELHHGKVLVESATAAGCLFTIVLPRD
- a CDS encoding heavy metal response regulator transcription factor; translated protein: MRVLLVEDQRMASEYIAKGLMENNFVVDVALNGVDGLHFLLSNDYDLAILDVMLPGIDGWKVFEILRQTGKQTPIMFLTARDDVEDRVRGLELGAEDYLIKPFSFSELLARVRVILRRQNAHRPAVEESLLQVSDLTLDLLKHKVTRGNTRIELTQKEFLLLSLLMRRTGEVVSRTVLAEQVWEMNFDPETNVIDVAIRRLRSKIDEGFEHKLLHTLRGAGYVLELQLS